The Pseudodesulfovibrio sp. zrk46 genome contains a region encoding:
- the dgcN gene encoding N-acetyltransferase DgcN produces MFEAPYLLFLGDAPDGLAAKMAQGIYDWRPEAAVGQLRMDGCNADMGITDMTIQEAVDAGVKTLVVGVVNRGGIISDAWISVLVEALEAGLDVASGLHNLLRDVPALVEAAEKSGQTLHDVRIPSVQYPIASGKKRTGKRCLAVGTDCSVGKMYTTLAIDREMKKQGLKSTFRATGQCGILIEGDGVPLDAVIADFMAGAVEYLTPDNSPDHWDLIEGQGSLYHASYSGVTMALIHGGQPDALILCHEPTRERMRGLPDYTLPSLEQLRDTALPLAQWVNPECKVVGVSVNTQHMSEDEALAYLKGIEEKMGIPAIDPFRQGASRLVEALSCL; encoded by the coding sequence ATGTTTGAAGCACCTTACTTACTTTTCCTCGGAGACGCCCCTGATGGACTTGCTGCTAAAATGGCTCAAGGGATCTATGACTGGCGCCCTGAAGCCGCTGTCGGGCAGTTACGAATGGACGGTTGTAACGCAGACATGGGCATTACAGACATGACCATTCAAGAAGCTGTTGACGCTGGCGTCAAAACTCTTGTTGTCGGTGTTGTAAATCGTGGCGGCATTATTTCTGATGCTTGGATTTCTGTTTTGGTAGAAGCCCTTGAAGCAGGTCTCGATGTTGCATCAGGACTTCACAATCTTTTACGAGATGTGCCCGCCTTGGTTGAAGCAGCTGAAAAGAGCGGCCAAACTCTGCACGATGTTCGTATTCCCTCAGTGCAATACCCTATCGCTTCAGGTAAAAAACGAACTGGCAAACGTTGCTTGGCCGTTGGAACCGACTGCTCTGTTGGTAAAATGTACACAACTCTCGCAATTGATCGCGAGATGAAAAAACAAGGGCTCAAGTCAACTTTTAGAGCTACCGGCCAATGCGGCATTCTTATTGAAGGCGATGGCGTCCCTCTTGATGCAGTAATCGCTGACTTCATGGCCGGAGCAGTGGAATATCTGACTCCAGACAACTCCCCAGACCACTGGGATCTCATCGAAGGCCAAGGTAGCTTATATCACGCTTCCTATTCAGGCGTGACTATGGCTTTAATCCATGGAGGCCAGCCTGACGCATTGATCTTATGCCATGAACCTACACGAGAACGCATGCGTGGCCTCCCGGACTACACCCTCCCCTCCTTAGAGCAACTGCGCGACACAGCACTGCCTCTGGCTCAATGGGTCAACCCTGAGTGCAAAGTGGTAGGTGTATCCGTGAATACCCAACATATGTCCGAAGATGAAGCTTTGGCCTATCTTAAAGGGATCGAAGAAAAGATGGGAATCCCAGCGATAGACCCCTTCCGACAAGGAGCAAGTCGCTTGGTTGAGGCCCTTTCATGCTTATAG
- a CDS encoding cytochrome c3 family protein: protein MQSRYFLISVIVTVLLAVAAAGYLIPVEKQEVQARVVMDNTGGRVIFTHKFHADDYGFDCTDCHHDDIEADTFLSCGSCHPKEFDADFRANHQNNFPSEEACLRCHDDVPTGELAEEDRPDIENIPLRADAFHAQCMDCHEENGGPYGDDTCYECHAR, encoded by the coding sequence TTGCAGAGTAGATACTTTCTTATTTCGGTGATCGTTACGGTACTCCTTGCCGTTGCGGCAGCCGGCTATCTGATTCCGGTTGAAAAACAGGAAGTCCAGGCGCGTGTCGTCATGGACAACACTGGTGGCCGGGTCATTTTCACTCACAAGTTCCACGCTGATGACTATGGTTTTGACTGTACTGACTGTCATCATGACGATATCGAAGCTGATACCTTTCTTTCTTGCGGAAGCTGCCATCCGAAAGAATTCGACGCAGACTTTCGTGCCAATCACCAGAATAACTTCCCAAGCGAAGAAGCCTGTTTGCGTTGTCATGACGATGTTCCTACAGGCGAATTGGCCGAAGAAGACCGTCCGGATATCGAGAATATCCCACTCCGTGCAGATGCTTTTCATGCTCAGTGCATGGATTGTCACGAAGAGAATGGCGGACCGTACGGTGACGACACCTGTTACGAGTGCCACGCGAGGTAA
- a CDS encoding electron transporter RnfC: MLKIHYNLDSDLNNEIADIIPPAELNVQVRNLVLKTKKGKKVATGETIAEHPSAFGGAFHASASGKVMKVNYHHMTIKCDGEESTVEPVDVLSMGTGKELLRTLQGLGVDVAPLSGRADVLVINGLNPEPGVSVAQQLLKDCGEYIQAGLDLAKKLITPGRTVLAVAKGDNSSLSGAETVSIKPKYPASLDALVVREVTGKEFPADTKVMSVMDLHDLGRVAMTGKPIMDTIMTIDGRNYRVPLGTPIRHLMECTGLKVQSGDIVVLGGPFQGESVYSLDEGVKKEDYGLFIIASATFPAVQDAACINCGECVLQCPARVQPHLISRYAEYEMFEHAEKCGLNSCFECGLCSFNCFSRRPLLQYIRFAKAQLQASGQGEQA; this comes from the coding sequence ATGCTCAAGATACACTACAATCTCGATTCCGATCTGAACAATGAAATCGCCGATATCATCCCCCCGGCAGAACTGAATGTCCAAGTTCGCAACTTGGTCCTCAAGACAAAGAAGGGCAAGAAAGTAGCAACTGGTGAAACCATTGCTGAGCATCCTTCTGCATTTGGTGGCGCTTTTCACGCATCTGCCAGTGGAAAGGTCATGAAGGTCAATTACCACCACATGACGATCAAATGTGATGGTGAAGAAAGTACTGTCGAACCCGTGGATGTCCTTTCTATGGGCACAGGCAAAGAGTTGCTTCGTACGCTCCAAGGGTTAGGGGTGGATGTGGCTCCGCTTTCTGGACGTGCTGATGTTCTGGTCATTAACGGCCTGAATCCTGAGCCAGGTGTTTCTGTTGCCCAGCAGCTCCTCAAGGATTGTGGCGAATATATTCAGGCCGGTCTTGATCTAGCCAAGAAGCTTATCACTCCGGGGCGTACCGTGTTGGCAGTTGCCAAAGGCGATAATTCCAGTCTTTCCGGTGCAGAGACCGTATCCATCAAACCGAAGTATCCTGCTTCTTTGGATGCATTAGTTGTTCGGGAAGTCACAGGTAAGGAATTCCCCGCCGACACCAAGGTTATGAGTGTCATGGATCTCCACGATCTCGGACGTGTGGCTATGACCGGCAAACCCATCATGGATACCATCATGACCATTGATGGCCGCAATTATCGCGTGCCTTTGGGGACTCCTATCCGCCACCTGATGGAATGTACTGGCCTTAAGGTTCAGTCTGGAGACATCGTGGTTCTTGGCGGTCCCTTCCAGGGAGAGTCTGTCTACAGTTTGGACGAGGGAGTGAAAAAGGAAGACTACGGTCTTTTCATCATAGCCTCCGCCACCTTCCCAGCCGTACAGGATGCTGCCTGTATTAACTGTGGGGAATGCGTCCTTCAGTGTCCGGCTCGTGTCCAGCCTCACCTCATCAGCCGGTATGCCGAATACGAGATGTTCGAGCATGCGGAAAAATGTGGCTTGAACAGCTGTTTCGAGTGCGGTTTGTGCTCGTTTAACTGTTTCTCTCGCCGTCCGCTGCTTCAGTACATCCGTTTTGCCAAAGCTCAGCTTCAAGCAAGCGGGCAGGGCGAACAGGCTTAA
- a CDS encoding RnfABCDGE type electron transport complex subunit A, giving the protein MEYFMLFISAIFINNIVLVQYLGACPFMGTSKSTDVALGMGGAVIFVTLMATGITWPLHQYVLIPNGIEYLQTIVFILVIASLVQFVEMFLKKLVPPLYKSLGLFLPLITTNCAVMGVAIMVQRNGYSFFKSMMYGLASGIGFLIALVIISSIRERLDISPVPAVFRGVPVALIMAGVMSLVFFAFKGMAA; this is encoded by the coding sequence GTGGAATACTTCATGCTCTTTATCTCGGCGATATTCATAAACAATATTGTCCTGGTTCAATATCTTGGTGCCTGCCCCTTTATGGGCACTTCCAAGTCTACTGACGTAGCCCTTGGCATGGGCGGTGCGGTTATTTTCGTTACCCTCATGGCAACCGGTATCACCTGGCCGCTTCACCAGTACGTTCTCATTCCTAACGGCATCGAATACCTGCAGACCATCGTCTTTATTTTGGTCATCGCATCTCTGGTGCAGTTTGTTGAGATGTTTCTGAAGAAGCTGGTTCCGCCTCTTTACAAGTCCCTGGGCCTGTTTCTGCCCCTGATCACTACCAACTGTGCGGTGATGGGCGTGGCCATTATGGTCCAGCGCAACGGCTACTCCTTCTTCAAGTCCATGATGTACGGACTGGCTTCTGGCATCGGTTTTCTGATTGCCTTGGTCATTATTTCGTCCATTCGCGAACGCCTCGACATCTCGCCGGTTCCGGCCGTGTTCCGCGGTGTGCCTGTTGCGCTCATCATGGCAGGCGTCATGTCCCTGGTCTTCTTTGCCTTCAAAGGCATGGCCGCTTAA
- a CDS encoding D-amino-acid transaminase: MSNNKRTVYVNGDYVPEDEAKVSVFDRGFLFADAVYEVTSVIDGKFLDFDAHTARLERSLNELDMPMPMTRDELLDAHRQLIEMNNVQEGCVYIQVTRGVADRDFIFPEGIAQTVIMFTQAKKLTGEKKGLRVISTPDIRWGRRDIKTVQLLAASIGKTAAKKQGKDDTWLVKEGTVTEGSSNNTYIVTKDGKIVTRHLSNTILPGITRAAVLKLAAEQGLEIEERPFTIEEAKDATEAFMTAATSFVTPVIEIDGTQMSGGIPGPISLRLNEIYIEEGKKTSI; encoded by the coding sequence ATGAGTAATAATAAACGCACCGTATACGTCAACGGAGACTACGTTCCCGAAGACGAGGCCAAAGTATCCGTATTCGACAGAGGCTTCCTGTTCGCCGATGCTGTCTATGAAGTAACATCTGTCATTGATGGGAAATTCCTTGATTTCGATGCCCATACCGCACGCCTAGAACGCTCACTCAATGAGTTGGACATGCCTATGCCCATGACTCGAGATGAACTGCTCGATGCACATCGCCAACTTATTGAAATGAACAATGTCCAAGAAGGCTGCGTGTACATCCAGGTGACACGTGGAGTTGCTGACCGAGACTTTATCTTCCCGGAAGGGATCGCCCAGACAGTAATCATGTTCACTCAGGCCAAAAAGCTCACAGGAGAAAAGAAAGGTCTCCGCGTAATCTCCACTCCAGATATTAGATGGGGACGACGCGACATTAAAACCGTGCAACTTTTAGCAGCTTCAATTGGAAAAACTGCTGCCAAAAAGCAAGGGAAGGATGACACTTGGCTGGTCAAAGAAGGAACCGTCACTGAAGGCAGCTCCAACAACACCTACATTGTGACCAAGGACGGCAAGATAGTGACTCGACACCTATCTAACACCATTCTTCCCGGCATCACCCGTGCCGCTGTTCTAAAGCTCGCAGCTGAACAGGGATTGGAGATAGAAGAACGTCCTTTCACCATCGAAGAGGCCAAGGATGCGACCGAAGCCTTCATGACTGCTGCGACCTCTTTCGTTACTCCGGTAATTGAAATCGATGGCACCCAAATGTCAGGCGGCATTCCTGGCCCTATCAGCCTCCGCCTGAATGAGATCTACATTGAGGAAGGTAAAAAGACCTCCATCTAG
- a CDS encoding FAD-dependent oxidoreductase, with amino-acid sequence MVTTSILVLFLLGLTAAAVLAAASRVLHVHEDPRIAEVEGCFPGANCGGCGYPGCSAAAAAIVKGDAAPEICVAGGPEIAENIAGIMGTEATFKEPKIAANICTGGSRANMLFDYEGINDCRAEALLYGGEKSCGLGCIGMGTCVKVCGFDAIRLDSDGLPVVDWQACRSCGKCAEVCPTGAIRISGMTMDLLHLNKIDDCLAPCMQKCPAQVDVRTYIQQMKQGDMRGALLTMKERNPLPLAVGRVCPAPCENICRRKIADNGVAIHTLHRFVADWEMNSGTRVNLNCNPPTGHKLAIIGSGPAGLSAAYFLRRIGHEPVIFEKREDIGGMMRGIIPEYRLPHKVVDWEVQTILDLGVEVRTGKAFGSDFSLADLESEGFEAVFMATGAWNVPSLGVENDKANGVIGSIDFLAGVGATYTDLKGKKVVVVGDSNTAMDIVRSAVRLGADVTTLIGVVERKMSANKAEIKRAAELGADLKYLTAPTAVLAKDGNVNGITFTELAYDDPKKAAGKPKPVEGTEVSIDADYIVVATDRLVDIGALKDAEGNQLFEMDKKTGGIKADATTLQTSVPNVFAGGEAHTGRNILIQAVADGRRAARAMHHYITEGEIPEPKNPQLRVIPESILKNMNVTYTIPRIQVPEITVEERKSTFKEEVQGSIAFEAARKEGSRCLRCGLTCYDSEAGAEYATDADVQPFSEVGK; translated from the coding sequence ATGGTAACTACTTCCATTCTGGTCCTCTTCCTACTCGGTCTGACGGCTGCTGCAGTGCTGGCTGCCGCCTCCCGTGTTCTGCACGTCCATGAAGATCCTCGCATCGCCGAGGTCGAAGGATGTTTCCCCGGCGCCAACTGCGGCGGTTGCGGATACCCCGGCTGTTCGGCTGCTGCCGCTGCCATCGTTAAGGGGGATGCTGCCCCTGAAATATGTGTGGCTGGTGGTCCGGAGATTGCTGAGAACATAGCAGGAATCATGGGCACTGAGGCTACTTTCAAAGAACCTAAGATTGCTGCAAATATCTGCACCGGTGGGTCTCGAGCTAATATGCTCTTCGACTACGAAGGGATTAACGATTGCCGCGCCGAAGCTCTGCTTTACGGCGGCGAGAAGTCCTGCGGACTTGGTTGTATCGGCATGGGCACCTGCGTGAAGGTGTGCGGTTTTGACGCTATCCGTCTCGATTCCGATGGTCTGCCTGTTGTGGATTGGCAGGCATGCCGGTCCTGTGGCAAGTGCGCTGAGGTATGCCCGACCGGTGCTATCCGTATCTCTGGTATGACCATGGATCTTCTCCATCTCAATAAAATTGACGACTGCCTTGCTCCTTGCATGCAGAAGTGCCCGGCTCAGGTAGACGTACGTACGTATATCCAGCAGATGAAACAGGGCGATATGCGTGGCGCACTTCTTACTATGAAAGAGCGCAATCCTTTGCCATTGGCTGTTGGCCGCGTTTGCCCAGCTCCTTGTGAAAACATTTGCCGACGTAAGATTGCTGATAACGGAGTCGCCATTCACACTCTGCATCGTTTCGTTGCAGACTGGGAAATGAATTCTGGGACTCGCGTTAACCTTAATTGTAATCCTCCGACCGGTCACAAGTTGGCCATTATCGGAAGTGGTCCGGCCGGTCTGTCCGCAGCCTATTTCCTTCGTCGTATCGGGCATGAACCTGTGATTTTCGAAAAGCGTGAAGATATCGGTGGTATGATGCGCGGCATCATTCCCGAGTATCGCTTGCCTCACAAGGTAGTTGACTGGGAAGTCCAGACGATCCTCGATCTTGGCGTGGAGGTTCGTACTGGCAAGGCGTTCGGTTCTGACTTCTCTCTAGCGGACCTCGAATCCGAAGGTTTCGAGGCAGTCTTCATGGCCACTGGTGCTTGGAACGTTCCATCACTTGGTGTGGAGAACGACAAGGCCAATGGTGTTATTGGGTCCATCGACTTCCTGGCTGGAGTGGGGGCGACCTACACCGACCTTAAAGGCAAGAAAGTCGTGGTTGTTGGTGACAGCAATACCGCCATGGATATTGTTCGTAGTGCTGTTCGCCTTGGTGCCGATGTTACTACACTCATTGGTGTGGTTGAACGGAAGATGTCTGCTAATAAGGCCGAAATCAAACGTGCCGCAGAACTTGGGGCTGATCTCAAGTATCTGACTGCCCCCACCGCGGTGCTGGCGAAAGACGGCAATGTCAACGGCATTACTTTCACCGAGCTTGCTTATGATGACCCCAAAAAGGCTGCAGGCAAGCCTAAACCGGTAGAGGGAACCGAGGTTTCCATTGATGCCGATTACATTGTGGTTGCTACTGATCGCCTCGTAGACATCGGCGCACTCAAGGATGCCGAAGGTAATCAACTCTTTGAAATGGATAAGAAGACCGGTGGAATCAAGGCCGATGCTACAACCTTGCAAACTAGTGTTCCTAACGTTTTTGCCGGTGGTGAAGCGCATACCGGTCGAAACATCCTGATTCAGGCAGTTGCTGACGGTCGTCGTGCAGCTCGTGCTATGCACCACTACATCACAGAAGGTGAGATTCCTGAGCCTAAAAACCCGCAGTTGCGCGTTATCCCGGAATCCATTCTTAAAAACATGAATGTAACTTACACCATCCCTCGTATTCAGGTCCCTGAGATTACCGTTGAAGAACGCAAGTCTACATTTAAGGAAGAAGTACAGGGCAGTATTGCCTTTGAAGCGGCTCGTAAAGAAGGTAGCCGCTGTCTTCGCTGTGGTTTGACTTGTTATGATTCTGAAGCTGGTGCTGAGTACGCCACAGATGCTGACGTTCAGCCTTTTAGTGAGGTTGGCAAATAA
- the mazG gene encoding nucleoside triphosphate pyrophosphohydrolase codes for MSGRTTDAHASAMQELFKVIDALLAPNGCPWDKEQTPQSMCDYLAEETFELIEGIRAGDIKEAMEELGDVMFILQFIATLYENQGAFSLKDSLEASAAKMIRRHPHVFADTQFDNQEALLDNWEATKKEENKGSDRKRIFDSLPKGLPPLLKAYRINSKAARNKFTRESDEGVELQLEEEWKEWKDAEASGDKNAMEQEYGDYLFTLVELGRRKGIKANSALDFANQKFLSRFAKMEELAEARGFDLSTMNINEMNSLWDEIKTLE; via the coding sequence ATGAGCGGAAGAACTACTGATGCCCACGCATCTGCAATGCAGGAACTTTTTAAGGTTATAGATGCACTACTTGCTCCAAACGGGTGCCCTTGGGATAAAGAACAAACCCCCCAAAGTATGTGCGACTATCTTGCAGAAGAAACATTTGAACTCATTGAAGGTATACGCGCGGGTGATATAAAAGAAGCCATGGAAGAATTGGGGGATGTCATGTTCATCCTACAATTCATCGCAACCCTCTACGAGAATCAAGGCGCCTTTTCACTTAAAGACTCCCTTGAGGCTAGCGCCGCGAAAATGATTCGGCGACATCCACATGTTTTTGCAGACACACAATTTGACAACCAAGAAGCTCTTCTCGACAACTGGGAAGCCACCAAAAAAGAAGAGAATAAAGGTTCTGATAGGAAAAGAATCTTTGACTCCTTACCGAAAGGTCTCCCCCCTCTCCTCAAGGCATATCGAATCAACTCCAAGGCTGCACGAAACAAGTTCACCAGGGAAAGCGATGAAGGAGTTGAATTGCAACTAGAAGAAGAGTGGAAGGAATGGAAGGATGCAGAGGCCAGTGGCGATAAAAATGCCATGGAGCAAGAATATGGAGACTACCTCTTCACCTTGGTTGAATTAGGACGCCGCAAAGGGATAAAGGCCAACTCGGCCTTAGACTTCGCTAATCAAAAATTCTTGTCACGATTTGCAAAGATGGAAGAGTTGGCAGAGGCTCGGGGCTTCGATCTTTCCACTATGAATATTAACGAAATGAACAGCCTGTGGGACGAGATTAAGACACTTGAATAG
- a CDS encoding RnfABCDGE type electron transport complex subunit D gives MTPPLIKAMSDIATRLTVSPPPHWRSGRTIQGMMQAHLLALVPAIAMAVMMYGLQAASVIGLSGSVAVLVEAFCLRLQNRDVDVDNYSALYAGVLFAFLLPATAAWWLVIAGAAITVVLGRTVFGGFGCNPVCAPLIAWAFCRLSWPADMNIDLNLAHFLINSPVDQLMYFGVSSLEQFDAVDMFLGRQLGGLGTSQVLGVLAGGLFLLATRWIRIFIPAAFLLGVIATSGIFWAMAPTMYADPLFHLLAGSTMFGAFFLATDSASSPVGMIPQVIFGLIAGCMVVIIRVYGIYPDGVPFAIMVANLLSPLLERIRPKFFGGK, from the coding sequence ATGACTCCTCCCTTGATTAAAGCGATGTCTGACATCGCAACGCGGCTGACGGTTTCTCCGCCGCCGCACTGGCGTAGCGGCCGGACCATTCAGGGCATGATGCAGGCGCACCTGCTGGCCCTCGTTCCCGCCATCGCCATGGCCGTCATGATGTACGGCCTCCAAGCCGCTTCCGTTATCGGGCTGTCCGGTTCTGTGGCAGTGCTCGTGGAAGCCTTCTGCCTCCGCTTGCAAAACCGTGACGTGGATGTAGACAATTACAGTGCCCTGTACGCAGGAGTACTGTTCGCATTCTTGCTGCCCGCCACCGCCGCATGGTGGTTGGTCATCGCCGGTGCCGCTATCACCGTTGTGCTTGGCCGAACAGTGTTCGGCGGTTTTGGATGCAATCCAGTCTGTGCGCCCCTCATCGCTTGGGCGTTCTGTCGCCTCTCTTGGCCCGCAGACATGAATATTGACCTCAACCTCGCCCATTTCCTGATCAACAGTCCCGTTGACCAACTCATGTACTTCGGCGTTTCGTCTCTTGAACAATTCGATGCTGTTGACATGTTTCTGGGCCGCCAGCTTGGTGGTTTGGGTACCTCCCAGGTTCTGGGCGTTCTGGCGGGTGGCCTTTTCCTCCTGGCCACTCGCTGGATTCGCATATTCATCCCCGCAGCATTCCTGCTGGGAGTTATTGCCACCTCCGGCATCTTTTGGGCTATGGCTCCGACCATGTACGCCGACCCGCTGTTTCACCTTTTGGCTGGCAGCACCATGTTCGGCGCTTTCTTCCTGGCTACAGACTCCGCGTCCAGCCCGGTGGGTATGATTCCGCAGGTCATTTTTGGCCTCATCGCGGGGTGCATGGTCGTCATTATCCGCGTGTACGGCATTTACCCTGACGGTGTGCCGTTCGCTATCATGGTTGCAAACCTCCTCAGTCCCCTGTTGGAGCGCATCCGTCCCAAATTCTTCGGAGGCAAATAA
- the rnfG gene encoding RnfABCDGE type electron transport complex subunit G encodes MREILHMIVVLSLICATSGAVLVNLKKATKADIEKQVLTYVQGPALLSVLDGCENDPIAERKQVGDVTVFPAIKDGKVVGVALEAFAPGYSGDIGVMVGFDLQNDELLGIGITTQTETPGLGDKVMKPTFTKQFKGHDLASMDTSARGGDINAIAGATFSSVGTVDAVRKAIEIYQGIKPQIASLWQAS; translated from the coding sequence ATGCGTGAAATACTCCACATGATCGTGGTCCTCTCTCTCATCTGTGCCACCTCTGGTGCTGTGCTGGTGAATCTAAAGAAGGCCACCAAGGCAGATATTGAAAAGCAAGTTCTGACCTACGTGCAGGGGCCGGCTCTACTGTCTGTCCTCGATGGATGTGAGAACGACCCCATTGCCGAACGCAAACAGGTTGGCGACGTAACCGTGTTCCCAGCTATCAAGGATGGCAAGGTCGTGGGTGTTGCTCTCGAGGCTTTCGCTCCCGGTTACTCTGGCGATATTGGTGTGATGGTTGGCTTTGATCTGCAGAACGATGAGCTTTTGGGTATTGGCATCACTACTCAGACTGAGACTCCTGGGCTTGGCGACAAGGTCATGAAGCCTACGTTCACTAAGCAGTTCAAGGGGCATGACTTGGCCTCAATGGACACTTCCGCTCGAGGCGGTGATATCAACGCCATTGCTGGTGCGACTTTCTCCTCCGTTGGGACGGTGGATGCTGTTCGCAAGGCCATTGAAATTTATCAGGGCATTAAGCCGCAAATAGCCTCCCTCTGGCAGGCTTCCTAG
- the dgcA gene encoding N-acetyl-D-Glu racemase DgcA translates to MLIEMNRDVFPLAKAFTISRGSRTEAVVLRVDIHRDGFVGRGECVPYKRYGETVESVMSQIAGLPACFDRIELQSLLPPGAARNAVDCALWDLAAKTAGARVWELARISPPLSLQTAFTLSLDTPERMSLDAQANAERPLLKIKLGTEEDITRIEAVRQGAPDARIIVDANEGWTPESYSHMAPVLVRLGVDMVEQPLPADDDDALLKLDRILPVCADESCHDRSSLPNLKGKYDMINIKLDKTGGLTEALLLKEMAIKEGYQVMVGCMVGSSLAMAPATLVAQGVDIVDLDGPLLLAKDRPNGLKYEEGNVFPPESNFWG, encoded by the coding sequence ATGCTTATAGAAATGAACCGGGACGTGTTCCCGCTAGCGAAAGCTTTCACCATTTCTCGAGGCTCACGTACAGAAGCAGTGGTCCTAAGAGTTGATATACACCGTGACGGCTTCGTGGGCCGAGGAGAATGTGTACCATACAAACGCTATGGTGAGACTGTAGAATCGGTCATGTCTCAAATAGCAGGACTTCCCGCTTGCTTTGACCGAATAGAATTACAATCTCTACTACCTCCCGGAGCAGCCCGCAATGCCGTAGATTGTGCCTTATGGGATTTGGCCGCTAAGACAGCAGGAGCGCGAGTTTGGGAATTAGCAAGAATATCTCCTCCATTGTCCCTGCAAACAGCATTTACGCTCTCATTGGATACCCCTGAAAGAATGTCGCTAGATGCGCAAGCCAATGCTGAACGACCTCTTCTGAAAATTAAGCTAGGCACAGAAGAGGATATCACACGTATCGAAGCTGTGCGCCAAGGAGCCCCCGACGCTCGGATCATCGTTGACGCAAATGAAGGCTGGACACCTGAATCATATTCACACATGGCTCCAGTGCTAGTACGTCTTGGAGTGGACATGGTTGAACAACCATTACCCGCAGATGATGACGACGCCCTTTTGAAGTTGGACCGCATTCTCCCTGTTTGTGCCGACGAATCCTGCCATGATCGTTCTTCTCTCCCGAACCTCAAAGGGAAATACGACATGATCAACATCAAGCTTGATAAGACTGGTGGCCTAACAGAAGCGCTCCTACTTAAAGAAATGGCAATCAAAGAAGGATATCAAGTCATGGTAGGCTGTATGGTCGGCTCATCATTAGCCATGGCCCCTGCGACCTTGGTTGCTCAAGGAGTAGACATTGTGGACTTGGATGGCCCACTGCTCCTAGCCAAAGATAGACCAAATGGCTTGAAATATGAGGAAGGAAACGTCTTCCCCCCGGAAAGCAATTTCTGGGGCTAA
- a CDS encoding electron transport complex subunit E: protein MSSLSKEFLKGLWAELPPFRVLLGLCPTLAVTSTAENGAGMGAAVIFVLTLSNIIISALRKIIPAKVRIACFIVVTASLVVSVELLMQAYMYPLYQKLGIFVPLIVVNCLILGRAEAFASRNSIIPSIADALGMGLGFGLSLTFLGALREVLGSGTVFGVPVMWESFKPAEFMVMAPGAFVALGMILAGMNAFNRYQSRKKGEVPTESQNSTCASCGACNAAANCGSK from the coding sequence ATGAGTTCACTCAGCAAAGAATTCCTCAAGGGCCTATGGGCAGAGCTGCCGCCGTTTCGCGTGCTGCTCGGCCTGTGTCCGACCTTGGCTGTTACTTCCACCGCGGAAAACGGTGCAGGTATGGGCGCTGCGGTTATCTTCGTTCTTACTTTGTCCAACATTATTATCTCGGCTTTGCGCAAGATCATTCCTGCCAAGGTCCGTATTGCCTGCTTTATCGTTGTCACAGCCTCCCTGGTTGTTTCGGTCGAGTTACTCATGCAGGCATACATGTACCCGTTGTACCAGAAGCTTGGCATCTTCGTGCCACTTATTGTGGTTAACTGCTTGATCTTAGGTCGGGCCGAAGCGTTTGCCTCCCGTAACAGCATCATCCCGTCTATTGCGGACGCCCTGGGCATGGGGCTTGGTTTTGGTTTGTCCCTGACCTTTCTCGGAGCTTTGCGTGAAGTGTTGGGCTCCGGCACCGTTTTCGGTGTGCCAGTCATGTGGGAAAGCTTTAAGCCTGCCGAATTCATGGTCATGGCACCCGGCGCATTTGTTGCTCTCGGTATGATCCTCGCAGGCATGAACGCTTTCAACCGCTATCAGAGCCGTAAGAAGGGCGAGGTCCCGACTGAGTCTCAGAATTCCACCTGTGCCTCCTGCGGCGCATGCAACGCTGCTGCCAACTGTGGCAGCAAATAA